In Vogesella indigofera, a single window of DNA contains:
- a CDS encoding toll/interleukin-1 receptor domain-containing protein — MNKVFLSHSSQDKKHYLNIVAERLGQENIEYDAWTFEEGEKTISEIESRIDSSDLFALFISSNSLESDWVLNEISRAYEKISTGVIKKIYPIIIDENITHDDARIPDWLKEQYNLKLINRPAVAARRIKTRLRELHWASHPIAEKRSNIFVGRNEILDDFESRMDDIDLIKPTCIIASGLKKIGRSKFLIHALVKSSITNIHYNPIKITLDRIDSIEDFIYKLFDTGLTSASKDNISEMLTKKMEEKESLLASMLHDIQKSKEIIFIEDNGCIVDHEREVASWLINALTKYDISKKPVICVAAKYRTNRKSLRDYEAIYAIEIPELSTRERAGLLRRLLELYNFQLGSDDFSFFAEQLHGFPEEVAFCVNLIADYGIAGAKKESHQLTDFNTEKASLLLRKYEANQECLDFIYLLSEFEFIGVSFLFQIVEEEKYKPILDELVTNLICDYIGGEQEYVRLNDTIRDLIKRNRIDLPTEFKEKLKAHVENFVKDTNKFERDASDFFYSIKEALTNGETIDDRYLVPSHILRTIKDLYQKRENLKRVVKLADMLLMKESTLDKKVVQDVRYYLCLSLARQKDKRVLKEATNIHGPEHDFVLGYYYRVCGRHSDAIQRLEKLTDIPYIASRAKRELVQVFLYIEEFDKALAMAKENYEANRGNQFPTQSYLNCLLNSENPSINKEEIERLISELDVINSSQSKEMMLIAKSLFETRINSNRIKAFNYIDDAIALDERSPYPYLAKFDIALKFNDTEIMAQTLQHIEEVSKSRSFSKNTIAKNRAYLKAATGYLADAIHIVKTELDNYPPETVEKLITKINKIAGK; from the coding sequence ATGAATAAAGTTTTTCTCTCTCATAGCAGCCAAGATAAGAAACATTATTTAAATATTGTTGCTGAACGCTTGGGGCAAGAAAACATTGAATATGATGCATGGACATTTGAAGAGGGTGAAAAAACAATTTCTGAAATTGAAAGCCGGATAGATTCTAGCGATTTATTTGCACTGTTTATCTCGAGCAATTCGCTAGAATCAGACTGGGTACTGAATGAAATTTCCAGGGCTTATGAGAAAATAAGTACAGGTGTAATAAAAAAAATCTACCCAATCATAATCGATGAGAACATAACTCACGATGATGCTCGCATTCCAGATTGGCTAAAAGAGCAATATAATTTAAAGTTAATAAATAGACCTGCCGTTGCCGCAAGAAGAATAAAAACAAGACTTCGCGAATTACACTGGGCCAGTCATCCAATTGCAGAAAAGAGAAGTAATATCTTTGTCGGACGGAATGAGATTCTTGATGACTTTGAAAGTAGAATGGATGACATCGATCTTATCAAACCGACATGCATTATTGCCTCGGGCCTTAAGAAAATTGGCAGAAGCAAGTTTCTAATCCATGCGCTAGTAAAATCGAGCATTACTAATATACATTACAATCCAATAAAAATAACATTAGATCGTATTGATAGCATCGAGGACTTTATATATAAACTATTTGACACTGGACTTACATCCGCATCAAAAGATAATATATCTGAGATGTTGACCAAGAAGATGGAAGAAAAAGAATCACTCTTAGCTAGCATGTTACATGACATACAGAAATCTAAAGAAATAATCTTCATAGAAGACAATGGATGCATTGTTGATCATGAGCGTGAAGTTGCTAGTTGGCTAATAAATGCGCTTACGAAATATGACATTTCCAAAAAACCTGTTATTTGCGTAGCTGCAAAATATAGGACAAATAGAAAATCACTGCGTGACTATGAAGCAATTTATGCTATAGAAATTCCAGAACTTTCAACAAGAGAGAGGGCTGGGCTATTAAGAAGACTGCTCGAACTGTATAACTTCCAATTAGGATCAGATGATTTTTCATTCTTTGCTGAACAACTACATGGTTTTCCAGAAGAAGTTGCTTTTTGCGTTAATTTAATTGCTGACTATGGCATAGCTGGTGCAAAAAAAGAATCACACCAACTAACTGACTTTAATACAGAGAAGGCATCACTCTTATTGCGTAAGTATGAAGCAAATCAAGAATGTCTTGATTTTATATACCTCCTATCTGAATTTGAATTTATCGGAGTATCATTTTTATTTCAAATAGTTGAAGAGGAAAAATACAAGCCAATTTTAGATGAGCTGGTGACAAATTTGATATGTGACTACATTGGTGGCGAGCAAGAATATGTGCGCCTGAACGATACGATACGAGATTTAATCAAGAGAAATAGAATTGATTTACCCACAGAATTTAAAGAAAAACTTAAGGCGCATGTTGAAAATTTCGTAAAAGATACAAATAAATTTGAAAGAGATGCGTCAGATTTTTTCTACTCAATAAAAGAAGCACTAACAAATGGCGAGACTATAGATGATAGATATTTAGTCCCATCGCATATTTTACGCACAATAAAAGACTTATATCAAAAAAGAGAAAACCTCAAGCGTGTTGTCAAGTTAGCAGATATGCTACTTATGAAAGAATCGACTCTTGATAAGAAAGTTGTTCAAGATGTTAGATATTATCTCTGTCTAAGCTTAGCAAGACAGAAAGATAAGCGAGTTCTAAAAGAGGCAACCAATATTCATGGGCCAGAGCATGATTTTGTCTTAGGTTATTACTATCGTGTCTGTGGGAGGCATTCAGATGCAATTCAACGCCTCGAGAAATTAACTGACATACCTTACATTGCTTCAAGAGCCAAAAGAGAGCTTGTCCAAGTTTTTCTGTATATCGAAGAGTTTGACAAGGCATTAGCTATGGCAAAAGAAAACTATGAGGCAAATCGAGGAAATCAATTCCCAACTCAATCATATCTAAACTGCTTATTGAATAGTGAAAATCCAAGTATCAACAAGGAAGAAATTGAAAGGCTTATATCTGAATTAGATGTTATCAACTCCAGCCAATCAAAAGAAATGATGTTGATCGCAAAATCATTGTTTGAAACACGAATAAATTCGAACAGGATAAAAGCTTTCAATTACATTGATGATGCAATTGCGTTAGATGAAAGATCTCCTTATCCATACTTGGCAAAATTTGACATTGCACTGAAATTTAATGACACAGAAATAATGGCACAAACTCTTCAACACATTGAAGAAGTTTCAAAATCAAGGTCATTCTCAAAAAACACTATTGCAAAAAATAGAGCATACTTAAAAGCTGCCACAGGATATCTTGCCGATGCGATACACATCGTAAAAACAGAGCTAGATAATTATCCACCTGAAACTGTAGAAAAATTAATCACCAAAATAAACAAGATAGCTGGAAAATGA
- a CDS encoding tyrosine-type recombinase/integrase yields MHLLVLTFVRPGELRAARWAEFDLERAEWRIPAERMKMRQPHIVPLSRQALAWLAALQPLTGHGELLFPAMTDHSKPMSENTLSYAMGRMGYQGTATPHGFRALASTSLNEEGFDPDVIERQLAHAERNKVRAAYHRAEYLDERRKMMQWWADFVEA; encoded by the coding sequence ATGCACCTGCTGGTGCTGACCTTTGTGCGCCCAGGCGAGTTGCGCGCCGCACGTTGGGCCGAGTTTGACCTGGAGCGCGCCGAATGGCGCATCCCGGCCGAACGCATGAAGATGCGCCAGCCGCATATCGTGCCGCTATCCCGCCAGGCGCTGGCCTGGCTGGCAGCGCTGCAGCCATTGACCGGGCACGGTGAGCTACTGTTTCCGGCCATGACAGACCACAGCAAGCCAATGAGTGAAAACACCCTCAGCTATGCCATGGGTCGCATGGGCTACCAGGGCACCGCCACGCCACACGGCTTCCGTGCGCTGGCCTCTACCTCGCTGAACGAAGAAGGTTTCGACCCGGACGTGATCGAGCGCCAGCTAGCGCATGCCGAGCGCAACAAGGTGCGCGCCGCCTACCACCGCGCCGAGTATCTGGACGAGCGCCGGAAGATGATGCAGTGGTGGGCGGATTTTGTTGAGGCCTGA
- a CDS encoding HD-GYP domain-containing protein — translation MIDSSLRQARQTVLIVDDTPENLTLLYSLLKDRYRVLVANSGERALQLLAGEALPDLVLLDVMMPGIGGFAVCRQLKSEARTARIPVIFLTAMSEHDDEQAGFNAGAVDYIVKPISPPIVLARVNTHMQLKAAADFLEDQAAFLRREVDIRTREVQVIQDVTIMALASLAETRDHETGNHIRRTQNYVRALAQQLQSLPRFGAVLDDDTIDMLYKSAPLHDIGKVGIPDAILLKPGKLTPEEFEIMKTHTTLGRDAIATAEKLLDAPSSFLRLAREIANYHQEKWDGSGYPEGLAGDAIPVSARLMAVADVYDALISRRVYKPPFPHEQAVEMILAGRGQHFDPDMVDAFDTIAEEFRAIARRYADE, via the coding sequence ATGATCGACTCTTCGCTGCGGCAAGCGCGGCAGACGGTGTTGATCGTTGATGACACACCGGAAAACCTGACCCTGCTGTACAGCCTGCTGAAAGACCGCTACCGCGTACTGGTGGCCAACAGTGGCGAGCGCGCGCTGCAGCTGCTGGCCGGCGAGGCGCTGCCGGACCTGGTGCTGCTGGACGTGATGATGCCGGGCATCGGCGGCTTTGCCGTGTGCCGCCAGCTCAAGAGCGAAGCGCGCACCGCCAGGATTCCGGTGATCTTCCTGACCGCGATGAGCGAACACGACGACGAACAGGCCGGTTTCAATGCCGGCGCGGTCGACTACATCGTCAAGCCGATCTCGCCGCCCATCGTGCTGGCGCGGGTGAATACCCACATGCAGCTGAAGGCGGCGGCGGATTTTCTGGAGGACCAGGCGGCGTTCCTGCGGCGTGAGGTGGATATCCGCACCCGGGAAGTGCAGGTGATCCAGGATGTCACCATCATGGCACTGGCGTCGCTGGCTGAGACCCGCGACCACGAGACCGGCAACCACATCCGCCGCACGCAGAACTACGTGCGGGCGCTGGCGCAGCAGCTGCAGTCACTTCCGCGTTTTGGCGCGGTGCTGGACGACGACACCATCGACATGCTGTACAAGTCGGCACCGCTGCACGACATCGGCAAGGTGGGCATTCCGGATGCCATCCTGCTCAAGCCGGGTAAGCTGACGCCGGAAGAATTTGAAATCATGAAGACGCACACCACGCTGGGGCGCGATGCCATCGCCACGGCGGAGAAGCTGCTGGATGCGCCCAGCAGCTTTCTGCGGCTGGCGCGCGAGATCGCCAACTATCACCAGGAAAAGTGGGACGGCAGCGGTTATCCGGAAGGACTGGCCGGCGATGCCATCCCGGTGTCGGCGCGGCTGATGGCGGTCGCCGATGTCTACGATGCGCTGATCTCGCGCCGGGTGTACAAACCGCCGTTTCCGCACGAGCAGGCGGTGGAGATGATACTGGCCGGGCGCGGCCAGCACTTCGACCCCGACATGGTGGACGCCTTCGACACGATTGCCGAGGAATTCCGCGCCATCGCCCGGCGCTACGCCGACGAATAA
- a CDS encoding response regulator, with translation MLAVIVISALLFAALVPFAKQPQAKVWAFIPAYQSALVLNDLITAILLFGQFYILRSLALLALATGYLFTACMAVLHALSFPGLFSPGGLLGAGPQTTAWLYMFWHGGFPLLVMVYTMLARRKLELPSRWHPAYAILLCCMLAALATLVLLLVVTLGHAYLPPIMQGNRYTPVMRGVVFSVWGLSLLAFVLLLRDRLRTTLDLWLSVVMFAWLCDIALSAVLNAGRFDLGFYTGRIYGLLAASFVLIVLLLENGLLYTRLAQSAAALRAAKHEAEQATCAKSMFLANMSHEIRTPMNAIIGMSYLALKTELSQRQRDYVNKIHNAGTSLLGIINDILDFSKVEADRIELETVSFRLDEVLENVSSLVGQKAADKGLELLFECSPAVPQSLVGDPLRLGQVLTNLVGNAIKFTEQGQVTVSIQLLEQVGDKVKLRIGVTDSGIGMDEAQQARLFRAFSQADGSTTRRFGGTGLGLAIAKRLVELMGGAIQVESAPGCGSSFLFSAWLGVSSAVDTRGKSLSELASGLRVLVIDDNASARDILSEQLRGLGFAVSTCASGREALDIYRQASMDHPFDIVFVDWMMPVMDGVETARRIRALNGARIIMVTAFGRDDVRAAAEAAGVEAFLVKPVSQSSLLDVMLGLFGVQRESDTARQMLALPCLDGVRVLLAEDNKINQQLTVELLQAAGATVEVVDNGRDAVIRLAEQAADHYQLVLMDVQMPVLDGIEATRLIRGDPRLLELPIIALTADVQATEYDICMAAGMVDRILKPVDPYLMFETLLRWLPSQSDAGAATPAAAPATAVPTALFSQSAGLASVAGNRSLYLHLLRQFVAEEGDAATRVATALAAADYETAVRVVHSLKGLAGTLGFLRLQAVAASLQRAIVEREAHQQPLADFDQQLLRVLALLKDALAQEESVNEPCPDNTALQLRELAALLAASDGDALGVFLEHSDSLRAALPAASYAAFDKAMRQFDFPAARDWLEQAATEAGICWQEDAP, from the coding sequence ATGCTGGCGGTGATTGTCATCTCCGCGCTGCTGTTCGCTGCGCTGGTGCCGTTTGCCAAGCAGCCGCAGGCCAAGGTATGGGCCTTTATCCCTGCCTATCAGTCGGCACTGGTGCTGAACGACCTGATCACCGCGATCCTGCTATTCGGCCAGTTCTATATCCTGCGCTCGCTGGCACTGCTGGCGCTGGCCACCGGCTACCTGTTCACCGCCTGCATGGCGGTGCTGCATGCGCTGAGTTTTCCCGGGCTGTTCTCCCCCGGCGGGCTGCTGGGGGCCGGGCCGCAGACCACGGCCTGGCTGTACATGTTCTGGCATGGCGGTTTTCCGCTGCTGGTGATGGTCTACACCATGCTGGCGCGGCGGAAGCTGGAACTGCCGTCACGCTGGCACCCCGCCTATGCCATCCTGCTGTGCTGCATGTTGGCCGCACTGGCCACGCTGGTGTTGTTGCTGGTGGTCACGCTGGGACATGCTTATCTGCCACCCATCATGCAGGGCAACCGTTACACGCCGGTCATGCGCGGGGTGGTATTCAGCGTGTGGGGGCTGAGTCTGCTGGCGTTTGTGCTGCTGCTGCGCGACCGGCTGCGCACGACGCTGGACTTGTGGCTGAGCGTGGTGATGTTTGCTTGGCTGTGCGATATCGCCTTGTCCGCGGTGTTGAATGCCGGCCGCTTCGACCTCGGCTTCTACACCGGTCGCATCTACGGCCTGCTGGCGGCCAGCTTCGTGCTGATCGTGCTGCTGCTGGAAAACGGCCTGCTGTACACCCGGCTGGCGCAGAGCGCCGCGGCGCTGCGCGCGGCCAAACACGAGGCCGAGCAAGCCACCTGCGCCAAGTCCATGTTCCTGGCAAACATGAGCCACGAGATCCGCACGCCGATGAACGCCATCATCGGCATGTCCTATCTGGCACTGAAAACCGAGCTGAGCCAGCGCCAGCGCGACTATGTCAACAAGATCCACAATGCCGGCACCTCGCTGCTGGGCATCATCAACGACATTCTGGACTTCTCTAAGGTGGAGGCTGACCGCATCGAGCTGGAGACGGTGAGTTTCCGGCTGGATGAGGTGCTGGAAAATGTGTCGTCGCTGGTCGGGCAGAAGGCGGCGGACAAGGGGCTGGAGCTGCTGTTCGAATGCAGCCCGGCCGTGCCGCAGAGCCTGGTGGGCGACCCGCTGCGGCTGGGGCAGGTGCTGACCAATCTGGTGGGCAATGCCATCAAGTTCACCGAACAGGGGCAGGTGACCGTGAGCATCCAGTTGCTGGAGCAGGTGGGCGACAAGGTCAAGCTGCGCATCGGTGTGACCGATAGCGGCATCGGCATGGATGAGGCGCAGCAGGCGCGCCTGTTCCGGGCCTTCAGTCAGGCCGATGGCTCTACCACGCGCCGGTTTGGCGGCACCGGGCTGGGCCTGGCGATTGCCAAGCGGCTGGTGGAGCTGATGGGCGGGGCCATCCAGGTGGAGTCGGCGCCTGGCTGCGGCAGTAGCTTCCTGTTCAGTGCCTGGCTGGGGGTGTCCAGCGCGGTCGATACCCGCGGCAAGTCCTTGTCCGAGCTGGCAAGCGGACTGCGCGTGCTGGTCATCGACGACAACGCCTCGGCGCGCGACATCCTGTCCGAGCAGTTGCGCGGATTGGGCTTTGCCGTCAGCACCTGCGCTTCCGGGCGCGAGGCGCTGGACATCTACCGCCAGGCCAGCATGGATCACCCGTTCGACATCGTGTTCGTGGACTGGATGATGCCAGTGATGGACGGTGTCGAGACCGCCCGCCGTATCCGGGCGCTGAACGGCGCCAGAATCATCATGGTCACCGCTTTCGGCCGTGACGACGTGCGCGCCGCGGCGGAAGCGGCTGGTGTGGAAGCCTTCTTGGTCAAGCCGGTGAGCCAATCGTCGCTGCTGGACGTGATGCTGGGCCTGTTCGGCGTACAGCGCGAGAGCGATACCGCGCGCCAGATGCTGGCCTTGCCATGTCTGGACGGGGTGCGAGTACTGCTGGCCGAGGACAACAAGATCAACCAGCAGCTGACGGTGGAACTGCTGCAGGCGGCAGGTGCCACGGTCGAGGTGGTGGACAATGGCCGTGATGCGGTGATCCGTCTGGCAGAGCAGGCGGCGGATCACTACCAGCTGGTGTTGATGGACGTACAGATGCCGGTGCTGGACGGCATCGAGGCCACCCGGCTGATTCGCGGTGACCCGCGCCTGCTGGAGCTGCCCATCATCGCGCTGACCGCGGATGTACAGGCGACCGAATACGATATTTGCATGGCTGCCGGGATGGTCGATCGTATCCTCAAACCGGTAGACCCGTACCTGATGTTCGAAACACTGCTGCGCTGGTTACCGTCGCAGTCGGACGCCGGCGCTGCGACCCCGGCCGCGGCGCCGGCAACTGCGGTCCCCACGGCACTGTTCAGCCAGAGTGCTGGTCTGGCCAGCGTGGCCGGCAACCGCAGCCTGTACCTGCATCTGTTGCGCCAGTTCGTGGCGGAAGAGGGTGATGCCGCCACGCGTGTCGCCACCGCACTGGCGGCCGCCGACTACGAGACGGCGGTACGGGTGGTGCACAGCCTCAAGGGACTGGCCGGCACCCTGGGCTTCCTGCGCCTGCAGGCGGTGGCGGCCAGCCTGCAGCGGGCCATCGTCGAGCGCGAGGCACATCAGCAGCCGCTGGCGGACTTCGACCAGCAACTGCTGCGGGTGCTGGCGCTGTTGAAGGACGCGCTGGCGCAGGAAGAGAGCGTCAATGAGCCGTGTCCGGACAACACGGCGCTGCAGCTGCGCGAGTTGGCCGCGCTGCTGGCGGCCAGCGACGGCGATGCGCTGGGGGTTTTTCTGGAACACTCCGATAGCCTGCGCGCGGCCTTGCCTGCCGCCAGTTATGCCGCTTTCGACAAGGCGATGCGGCAGTTCGACTTTCCCGCCGCACGCGACTGGCTGGAGCAGGCAGCGACGGAAGCGGGCATCTGCTGGCAGGAGGACGCGCCATGA
- a CDS encoding transglycosylase domain-containing protein: MDNSDIQLKKGNGRGCRYALWLVGILLLLLIGGLLYLLLDELQHSRQQARFFSDAARDASYQVKAGPSKAIRFPTSGGPYDQRLGYAAMPDYLQRLQARGYAIASQAELSDGMVALADHGVTAPLLPLGLFLPYHEKDQTGLTLTDGYGQTIYQSRTPQRVYADFNALPSLLVGGLLYIENRTLLDKDSPQLNPAVDWSRFSKALVDKALHLFDSGYRAAGASTLATQIEKYRHSPAGRTSSDQEKLRQMLSASVRAYLDGEDTTAARRQLVVKYLNTVPLAARAGFGEVSGIGDGMWAWYGRDFVQVNRALTDDSLPVAERAVVFKEALSLMISQRSPSIFLNGDMKVLQAMTDAYLRMMARDKLITPALRDAALRVSLRQQRERVRLPVAAVIAQKGANAVRIKLAGLLGVRRMYDLDRLDLTASSTLDLTLQQQVTAELLRLRDPDYARAANLNNEYLLQQGSPQGVTYSFTLIERTPTGNKVRVQADNFAQPFDINEGAKLDLGSTAKLRTLVSYLMVIHALHQQYAALGSEQLLAIRPAAGESALRRWAIDYLAQAADTSLTAMLEAALERTYSASPGESFFTAGGLHTFNNFDENDDSKTLTVREATRRSVNLVYIRLMRDIARYYMQPAAASGATAGEDDDATRREYLQRFADREGRTFLAGFYNKYRHKGAEEIDALLVARARQSPKKLAVIFRSIRPEAGLDAFTAFLTRHLDVRLQPDAKMLARLYDELGPERFNLNDRGYLAGVHPLELWLVAYLHQHPGADWSELVRASTQQRQEVYQWLLNSKNRAGQASRIRAIKEIDAFKQIHQGWKRLGYPFDALVPSYATALGASADRPASLAELMGILSSDGVRLPTVYLDKLHFAAGTPYETSLTQTPANGERVLPPEIPQVVRKVLAEVVELGTARRVAGAFDLADGTHIPVGGKTGTGDNRFKVFARGGVLTSERVVSRSGAFAFYIGDRYFGTLIAYVAGPQAGDYRFTSALPVQVLKILAPTLRQRLELKPG, encoded by the coding sequence ATGGATAATTCAGACATCCAACTCAAAAAGGGTAACGGCCGCGGCTGTCGTTATGCGCTGTGGCTTGTCGGCATCCTGTTGCTGCTGCTGATTGGCGGATTGCTGTATCTGCTGCTGGACGAGTTGCAGCACTCGCGGCAGCAGGCGCGCTTTTTCAGTGATGCGGCGCGGGATGCCAGTTATCAGGTCAAAGCGGGGCCGAGCAAGGCCATCCGTTTCCCGACGAGCGGGGGCCCCTATGACCAGCGCCTGGGCTATGCCGCCATGCCCGACTATCTGCAGCGGCTGCAGGCCCGCGGCTACGCCATCGCCAGCCAGGCCGAGCTGTCCGACGGCATGGTCGCGCTGGCCGATCACGGCGTGACGGCGCCGCTTCTGCCGCTGGGCCTGTTCCTGCCGTATCACGAGAAAGACCAGACCGGCCTCACCCTCACTGACGGCTACGGTCAGACCATCTACCAGTCGCGCACGCCGCAGCGCGTGTACGCGGATTTCAACGCCTTGCCGTCCTTGCTGGTCGGCGGCCTGCTGTACATCGAGAACCGTACCCTGCTGGACAAGGACAGTCCGCAGCTCAATCCGGCGGTGGACTGGTCTCGCTTCAGCAAGGCGCTGGTCGACAAGGCGCTGCACCTGTTTGATTCCGGCTATCGCGCCGCCGGCGCCAGTACGCTGGCCACCCAGATCGAGAAATACCGCCACTCGCCGGCCGGGCGCACCAGCTCGGATCAGGAAAAACTGCGCCAGATGCTGTCGGCCTCGGTGCGTGCCTATCTCGATGGCGAGGACACCACCGCCGCCCGCCGCCAACTGGTGGTCAAATACCTGAACACGGTGCCGCTGGCGGCGCGTGCCGGTTTCGGCGAGGTTTCCGGCATCGGCGACGGTATGTGGGCGTGGTACGGGCGCGATTTCGTGCAGGTCAACCGGGCGCTGACCGATGACAGCCTGCCGGTGGCGGAGCGCGCGGTGGTGTTCAAGGAGGCGTTGAGCCTGATGATCTCGCAGCGCAGTCCCTCCATTTTCCTGAACGGCGACATGAAGGTGCTGCAGGCGATGACCGACGCCTACCTGCGCATGATGGCCAGGGACAAGCTGATTACCCCGGCGCTGCGCGACGCGGCGTTGCGGGTGTCGCTGCGGCAGCAGCGCGAACGGGTGCGGCTGCCGGTGGCGGCGGTGATCGCGCAGAAGGGTGCCAATGCGGTGCGCATCAAGCTGGCCGGGCTGCTGGGTGTACGGCGCATGTACGATCTGGACCGGTTGGACCTGACCGCCAGCAGCACGCTGGACCTGACGCTGCAGCAGCAGGTCACCGCCGAACTGCTCAGGCTGCGCGATCCGGACTACGCGCGTGCGGCCAACCTTAACAACGAGTATCTGCTGCAACAGGGCTCGCCGCAGGGGGTGACCTACAGCTTCACCCTGATCGAACGCACGCCCACCGGCAACAAGGTGCGCGTGCAGGCCGACAACTTCGCGCAGCCGTTCGACATCAACGAAGGCGCCAAGCTGGATCTCGGCTCCACCGCCAAGCTGCGCACGCTGGTCAGCTACCTGATGGTGATCCACGCGCTGCACCAGCAATACGCGGCGCTGGGCAGCGAGCAGCTGCTTGCCATCCGGCCCGCAGCCGGCGAATCCGCACTGCGCCGCTGGGCGATCGACTATCTGGCGCAGGCGGCGGACACCAGCCTGACCGCCATGCTGGAGGCGGCGCTGGAGCGCACCTATTCCGCCAGCCCCGGCGAGAGCTTCTTCACCGCCGGCGGGCTGCACACCTTCAACAACTTCGACGAGAACGACGACAGCAAGACACTCACCGTGCGCGAGGCCACCCGCCGTTCCGTCAATCTGGTCTATATCCGGCTGATGCGCGACATCGCGCGTTACTATATGCAGCCGGCGGCGGCCAGCGGCGCAACCGCAGGCGAGGACGACGACGCCACGCGCCGCGAATACCTGCAGCGTTTTGCCGATCGCGAAGGGCGCACCTTCCTGGCCGGTTTCTACAACAAGTACCGCCACAAGGGCGCGGAGGAAATTGACGCCTTGCTGGTGGCGCGGGCACGGCAAAGTCCGAAGAAACTGGCGGTCATTTTCCGCAGCATCCGCCCCGAAGCCGGGCTGGATGCGTTCACCGCGTTCCTGACCCGGCACCTCGACGTGCGGCTGCAGCCCGACGCCAAGATGCTGGCCAGGCTGTATGACGAGCTCGGCCCAGAGCGCTTCAACCTGAACGACCGCGGCTATCTGGCCGGTGTGCACCCGCTCGAGCTGTGGCTGGTGGCCTATCTGCACCAGCATCCGGGCGCCGACTGGAGCGAGCTGGTTCGCGCCAGCACCCAGCAACGGCAAGAGGTTTACCAGTGGCTGCTCAACAGCAAGAACCGGGCAGGGCAGGCGTCGCGCATCAGGGCCATCAAGGAAATCGACGCCTTCAAGCAGATCCATCAGGGCTGGAAGCGGCTGGGCTATCCGTTTGACGCGCTGGTGCCGTCCTACGCCACTGCGCTGGGCGCCTCCGCCGACCGCCCGGCTTCACTGGCGGAACTGATGGGCATCCTGTCCAGTGACGGCGTGCGCCTGCCGACGGTCTACCTCGACAAGCTGCACTTTGCCGCCGGCACCCCGTACGAAACCAGCCTCACCCAGACGCCGGCCAACGGCGAGCGCGTGCTGCCGCCCGAGATTCCCCAGGTGGTGCGCAAGGTGCTGGCCGAGGTGGTGGAGCTGGGCACCGCGCGCCGGGTGGCCGGCGCCTTCGATCTGGCGGACGGTACCCATATCCCGGTGGGTGGCAAGACCGGTACCGGCGACAACCGCTTCAAGGTGTTTGCCAGGGGCGGGGTGCTGACTTCCGAGCGGGTGGTCAGTCGCTCCGGTGCCTTCGCGTTCTATATCGGCGACCGCTACTTCGGCACGCTGATCGCCTACGTGGCGGGGCCGCAGGCGGGCGATTACCGCTTCACCAGCGCCCTGCCGGTGCAGGTGCTGAAGATACTGGCACCGACCCTGCGCCAGCGCCTCGAACTGAAACCGGGCTAG
- a CDS encoding TIGR01621 family pseudouridine synthase, protein MFDLLHTDPRFYVIAKHPGVSFHADGEEAGLMSALRAGLGDDALWPVHRLDRVTSGLLLIARSQQVAANLGAAFAGREVEKYYLALSDAKPAKKQGLIRGDMEKGRGGAWKLCQSQLNPAVTQFFSHSLAPGRRLFLLRPRTGKTHQLRVAMKSLGAPILGDALYGGSAADRTYLHAYALALTLDGEALHFVCPPAQGSEFAVPALAAYLQQQPPWTLPWPQR, encoded by the coding sequence ATGTTTGATCTGCTGCACACCGATCCGCGTTTTTACGTCATCGCCAAGCATCCCGGCGTCAGCTTCCACGCCGACGGCGAGGAGGCCGGGCTGATGAGTGCGCTGCGCGCCGGGCTGGGCGATGACGCGCTGTGGCCGGTGCACCGCCTAGACCGCGTCACCTCCGGCCTGCTGCTGATCGCGCGCAGCCAGCAGGTTGCGGCCAACCTTGGTGCCGCCTTTGCCGGTCGCGAGGTGGAGAAATACTACCTGGCGCTGTCCGATGCCAAACCGGCGAAGAAACAGGGCCTGATCCGTGGCGACATGGAAAAGGGGCGCGGCGGAGCGTGGAAGCTGTGCCAGAGCCAGCTCAACCCGGCGGTGACGCAGTTCTTCAGCCACTCGCTGGCGCCGGGGCGGCGCCTGTTCCTGCTACGGCCGCGCACCGGCAAGACCCACCAGCTGCGAGTGGCGATGAAGTCGCTGGGCGCCCCCATTCTCGGCGACGCGCTGTATGGCGGCAGCGCCGCCGATCGCACCTATCTGCACGCCTATGCGCTGGCGCTGACGCTGGACGGCGAGGCGCTGCATTTCGTCTGCCCGCCGGCGCAGGGCAGCGAGTTCGCCGTGCCGGCGCTGGCCGCCTACCTGCAGCAACAGCCGCCGTGGACGTTGCCCTGGCCGCAACGCTAG